One window from the genome of Gimesia aquarii encodes:
- a CDS encoding AAA family ATPase — MVALEKLKVAQERIREQIRTVVIGQDDVVEQLLVSILAGGHCILEGVPGLAKTLLVSTLAKSLSLEFGRIQFTPDLMPADITGTDVIYEDRETGSREFKFIEGPIFTNLLLADEINRTPPKTQAALLQGMQEKNISAGTKHYQLPRPFFVLATQNPIEQEGTYPLPEAQLDRFLMKIIVEYPTRDEERLIYKTVTGDDLVEPEATLTGEEVLELQHLIRRVPISDFLVDYTMDLIRATRCDSEDAPEFINRWVLWGAGPRGGQSLILAAKARAALYGRPEVSVEDLQAVSKSVLRHRIVLSYNAESEGQTADTVIEKLIEETPLHHSEAGKDGQFERILKS, encoded by the coding sequence ATGGTAGCTTTGGAAAAGCTCAAAGTTGCCCAGGAACGCATTCGCGAGCAGATCCGGACCGTTGTCATAGGTCAGGACGATGTGGTTGAACAATTATTAGTCAGTATTTTAGCTGGTGGCCATTGTATTCTGGAAGGAGTACCAGGACTGGCAAAAACATTGCTGGTTTCGACATTGGCTAAAAGTCTTTCACTGGAGTTTGGACGTATTCAGTTTACTCCTGACCTGATGCCAGCTGATATCACCGGAACGGATGTGATTTATGAAGACCGGGAAACTGGTAGCCGTGAATTCAAATTTATTGAAGGTCCGATTTTTACAAACCTTTTATTAGCAGATGAAATCAACCGGACACCTCCCAAGACTCAGGCTGCTTTGCTACAGGGAATGCAGGAAAAAAATATTTCGGCGGGGACAAAGCATTATCAACTTCCTCGTCCATTTTTTGTATTGGCAACACAAAACCCGATTGAGCAAGAAGGTACCTATCCTCTACCCGAAGCACAGTTAGACCGTTTTCTGATGAAAATCATTGTTGAATATCCTACGCGTGACGAAGAACGTTTGATCTACAAAACAGTAACTGGAGACGATTTAGTAGAGCCAGAAGCAACTTTAACAGGTGAAGAAGTACTGGAGCTGCAGCATTTGATCCGACGTGTGCCTATCAGTGATTTTCTAGTGGATTACACAATGGATCTGATCCGGGCAACGCGTTGTGATAGTGAAGATGCTCCCGAGTTTATTAATCGTTGGGTTCTTTGGGGGGCAGGCCCTCGTGGTGGTCAGTCTTTAATTTTAGCTGCCAAAGCGCGAGCCGCCTTGTACGGACGGCCTGAAGTTTCCGTCGAAGATTTACAGGCGGTATCCAAATCCGTTTTACGGCACAGAATCGTGTTATCTTATAACGCGGAATCAGAAGGCCAAACAGCAGATACAGTAATCGAAAAATTGATTGAGGAAACACCGTTACATCACAGCGAGGCAGGAAAGGATGGACAGTTTGAAAGAATACTTAAATCCTGA
- a CDS encoding prenyltransferase/squalene oxidase repeat-containing protein yields MRLIQQAAIHFLCMLFLCVPALLKAEELLPRHITPAAVKSIKRGLDYLAKQQTAGGSFQTTQDGSTYPVSMTSLAGIAFLANGNTTSRGPYADQVRKATEYVLSQAQDSGLIAAGSENGRPMYGHGFSLLFLSSVFGMETDAKVRARIAKVVKDGIQLTSSGQSHLGGWIYTPGGGDEGSVTVTQMQGLRAAHNAGFTVPKGTIQNAVRYLELCQTPEGGIRYSYHSGNDTRLPISAAAITCLYSAGEYESPLAEECMEYVYGQFKNRKNGFQSGHYFYLNLYAAQAFYQAGDEYWNAYFPGQRDSLVKSQVSNGSWNGDGVGPIFGTSVALIVMQLPYKYLPIYQR; encoded by the coding sequence ATGCGACTGATTCAGCAAGCAGCAATCCATTTCCTATGTATGCTTTTTCTTTGCGTTCCTGCTTTATTAAAAGCCGAAGAACTTTTACCTCGTCATATTACACCTGCTGCTGTGAAATCGATTAAACGAGGACTGGACTATTTGGCCAAGCAGCAAACTGCTGGAGGAAGTTTCCAAACCACTCAAGATGGCAGTACCTACCCAGTTTCGATGACCTCGTTAGCGGGCATTGCGTTTTTAGCAAATGGGAATACCACCAGCCGTGGTCCTTACGCAGATCAAGTACGAAAAGCAACAGAATATGTTTTGAGTCAAGCACAAGACAGTGGATTAATAGCCGCTGGTTCAGAAAATGGTCGTCCCATGTATGGGCATGGATTTTCACTTTTGTTTCTTTCCAGTGTGTTCGGCATGGAGACGGATGCTAAAGTTCGAGCACGAATTGCCAAAGTTGTGAAAGATGGAATCCAGTTAACTTCCTCAGGTCAAAGTCATTTAGGAGGCTGGATCTATACACCCGGAGGGGGTGATGAAGGAAGTGTTACTGTGACACAAATGCAGGGGCTCCGGGCAGCCCACAATGCTGGATTCACTGTGCCCAAAGGAACGATTCAAAATGCCGTCAGGTATCTGGAACTTTGCCAGACACCTGAAGGCGGGATTCGTTATTCCTATCATTCCGGAAACGATACGCGATTACCGATTTCGGCGGCCGCAATCACCTGCCTCTATTCTGCTGGCGAGTATGAATCTCCTTTAGCTGAAGAATGTATGGAATATGTCTATGGGCAATTCAAGAATCGAAAAAATGGTTTTCAGTCCGGCCATTATTTTTATTTGAACCTTTACGCCGCTCAAGCGTTTTATCAGGCAGGTGATGAATACTGGAATGCCTATTTTCCAGGTCAGCGGGACAGTCTGGTTAAGTCGCAAGTGTCAAACGGAAGCTGGAATGGAGATGGAGTGGGTCCAATTTTCGGGACTAGTGTGGCCTTAATCGTTATGCAACTACCCTACAAATATTTACCGATTTATCAACGTTGA
- a CDS encoding SIMPL domain-containing protein produces MSGMSNLIQRFVTLNLVLFVCWGANVLTVSADEANGITVVGMGSIEAKPSVVELTGMVIGQGQLAGDAVTKYHGNRRRAETAFKNLNIPGLEIVEEGMSLYSSLNASQMQAMMRGMAVNNTQSQQLSVSEMIKIRLTGIDKLSSQELLETIVKIIDSGKDAGVIIGNDTTPTIPGQYNPSKARNTMATFKVTNVGKLKEEAYQKAVQDAKTQAEKLAKLTGVKLGKVVSINGDGGVPKSSSVVYYPGYSRSSMTASTGKNDEQPSPLLKKIPISVAVRVTFSIE; encoded by the coding sequence ATGAGCGGCATGTCCAACTTGATTCAACGCTTTGTGACTCTCAATCTGGTTTTGTTCGTATGCTGGGGAGCAAATGTGCTTACAGTCTCTGCAGACGAAGCAAACGGTATTACCGTTGTCGGTATGGGCAGTATTGAGGCGAAACCTTCCGTTGTGGAGCTAACTGGAATGGTCATTGGGCAAGGTCAATTAGCAGGTGATGCGGTAACAAAATATCATGGCAATCGTCGTAGAGCAGAGACTGCTTTCAAAAATTTAAATATTCCAGGGCTCGAAATTGTTGAAGAAGGAATGTCTCTCTATTCTTCTTTAAATGCAAGTCAGATGCAGGCAATGATGCGTGGAATGGCTGTGAATAATACACAGTCTCAACAACTTTCCGTTTCGGAAATGATAAAAATTCGTTTAACGGGAATTGATAAATTAAGCTCGCAAGAACTGTTGGAAACGATTGTCAAGATTATCGATTCAGGTAAGGATGCAGGGGTGATTATCGGAAACGATACAACGCCGACTATACCTGGACAGTATAATCCATCCAAAGCCAGAAATACGATGGCGACTTTCAAAGTCACGAATGTAGGAAAGTTGAAAGAAGAAGCCTACCAGAAAGCAGTTCAAGATGCCAAAACACAAGCCGAAAAACTTGCCAAACTGACAGGAGTTAAATTAGGAAAAGTCGTTTCGATTAATGGAGATGGTGGTGTTCCAAAAAGTTCATCTGTGGTTTATTACCCTGGTTATAGTCGTAGCTCCATGACTGCAAGCACCGGGAAAAACGACGAGCAACCCTCCCCGCTTTTAAAAAAAATACCAATTTCAGTAGCAGTGCGTGTGACTTTTTCGATTGAATAA
- a CDS encoding outer membrane protein assembly factor BamB family protein: MLRMSAHFKFFQLKLVCFHLFTCMALCASLSMEKPLCAQIIFAQPVAAEATTVSDAGTSPHKMPGFSISVDEKKLNLLDDYERYIRHQMWEKALSTLKELAETKSTSPLLPTTDGFLVDAEHRIWLAITALPAEGREAFRLFFDGKANKQFEELSSESGFFDPKVISKAKNIYSQYFLTSVGDDVAELLGNDAFERGEFALAAHYWKSILDHHPDSNLPEIDLNVKLALALIRSHQLELADANIQLIAQQFPDKKIMMGGQSIDPVSYLQSLITEMPVKSRNSVEQPDTSFASLKQPLKLQQTKNKPKWKLSFLDKSVVQAIANSQSNYYGRGKSYITFVPPMAVDSKRAYFNFYGVCFGVDLQSGKLVWRNSKFQTLGTHFNNYSFHQSSSLQQYHISVSGDYVLATMIPQKEMNHYRARYRLMAYHKKTGKEFWTSNIGNESFISKPLVDGDHIYIISHTQNNKLLTLNSLSLKTGKKEWSIPLGTVVAGNSSHGVPLMPVPYLQKQGDNLLVLTNNGALFEIAIPRKTVNWVFRYPYKASQQNQNYYYAAIKEEVELHTDGQMIRDQNLVYFKEAGANEVFALDLIAKKVIWKRPVKVSAQIVGIDQNNVYLLSKELEAIDRKTHQLNWAVSLPIAAGGLSALIAPKEVLVFTSRGIFEISKANGDINRIYRGSDLTSLGGAIDFCKNLVICVSNQSVTAYPVETKQSPDNSDIKKSVP, encoded by the coding sequence ATGTTACGTATGAGTGCGCACTTTAAATTCTTTCAGTTAAAATTGGTCTGCTTCCATCTTTTTACCTGCATGGCACTTTGTGCCTCATTATCGATGGAGAAGCCACTTTGCGCCCAAATTATTTTTGCACAACCAGTTGCAGCAGAGGCCACCACTGTAAGCGATGCTGGCACTTCTCCCCATAAGATGCCGGGTTTTAGTATCTCAGTGGATGAAAAGAAACTGAATCTACTCGATGATTACGAGCGATATATACGGCATCAGATGTGGGAAAAGGCATTGTCCACATTGAAAGAATTGGCCGAAACGAAGTCAACTTCACCTTTACTACCAACCACAGATGGTTTTTTAGTCGATGCAGAACATCGTATCTGGTTGGCGATCACAGCATTACCAGCAGAAGGTCGTGAAGCCTTTCGTCTATTTTTTGATGGCAAGGCCAATAAGCAGTTTGAGGAATTATCGTCGGAAAGCGGATTTTTCGATCCCAAGGTCATTAGCAAGGCGAAAAACATCTATTCACAATACTTTTTGACATCGGTCGGAGATGATGTTGCTGAGTTGTTGGGAAATGATGCATTTGAACGCGGAGAATTTGCTCTGGCGGCACACTATTGGAAGTCAATTTTAGATCACCATCCCGATAGCAATCTGCCTGAAATTGATTTGAATGTCAAATTAGCGTTAGCTTTGATTCGAAGCCATCAGCTTGAACTCGCAGATGCTAACATACAATTAATCGCACAACAGTTCCCTGATAAAAAAATTATGATGGGAGGGCAATCGATAGATCCAGTCAGTTACTTGCAGTCGCTGATTACTGAAATGCCTGTGAAATCTCGGAATTCAGTTGAGCAGCCTGACACAAGTTTTGCTTCGTTAAAGCAACCTCTGAAACTACAGCAGACAAAAAATAAACCAAAGTGGAAGTTGTCTTTTCTGGACAAGAGTGTTGTGCAGGCCATCGCGAATTCCCAGTCGAACTATTATGGCAGAGGAAAATCATATATCACATTTGTTCCACCGATGGCTGTGGACTCAAAACGTGCGTACTTCAATTTTTATGGTGTTTGTTTTGGTGTCGATTTACAGTCAGGAAAATTGGTTTGGCGGAATTCGAAGTTTCAAACTTTGGGAACCCATTTCAATAATTATAGTTTTCATCAATCGAGTAGTTTGCAGCAATATCATATCAGCGTCAGTGGCGATTATGTTTTAGCTACGATGATTCCTCAAAAAGAAATGAATCACTATCGCGCGCGTTATCGATTGATGGCCTATCACAAAAAGACCGGTAAAGAATTTTGGACTTCGAACATTGGTAATGAAAGTTTTATTTCGAAACCTCTAGTTGATGGAGACCATATTTATATTATTTCTCATACCCAAAATAATAAGTTACTTACCTTAAACAGTCTTTCATTAAAAACGGGTAAAAAAGAGTGGTCGATTCCACTAGGTACTGTCGTTGCAGGCAATTCATCGCATGGCGTGCCTCTTATGCCAGTTCCATATTTACAAAAACAGGGTGACAACTTATTAGTGCTGACAAACAATGGAGCCTTATTCGAAATTGCGATTCCCCGAAAAACCGTAAACTGGGTCTTCCGCTATCCATATAAGGCAAGTCAACAGAATCAAAACTATTATTATGCTGCTATCAAAGAAGAAGTAGAATTGCACACTGATGGCCAGATGATTCGCGATCAGAATCTGGTTTATTTCAAAGAAGCAGGAGCAAATGAAGTATTTGCATTAGACTTGATTGCAAAAAAAGTAATTTGGAAGCGACCAGTTAAAGTCTCTGCTCAGATTGTGGGGATTGATCAGAACAATGTCTATCTTTTATCAAAAGAGTTAGAAGCCATTGACCGGAAAACACATCAGCTAAACTGGGCTGTTTCACTGCCGATTGCGGCGGGTGGATTAAGCGCACTCATTGCTCCAAAAGAAGTATTAGTATTTACAAGTCGCGGAATTTTTGAAATTTCAAAGGCAAATGGAGACATCAATCGTATCTATCGAGGAAGTGATTTGACGTCTCTTGGCGGTGCCATTGATTTTTGCAAAAACTTAGTGATTTGTGTTTCTAACCAGTCTGTCACTGCATACCCTGTCGAGACGAAACAGTCTCCTGATAATTCTGACATCAAAAAGTCAGTTCCTTGA
- a CDS encoding DUF1501 domain-containing protein, whose translation MLIIPGQPGKEACESRNQISRRDLLRVGGSGMMGMGLGSMLQLQEAAANNNEGGGPGWAKAKSVILIFLQGGPSHLDLWDPKENVPDNVRSVFKPIPTKIPGVQFTELLPNLAQQNDKFTMIRSMSYTPKGLFNHTAAIYQMLTGYTTDKVSPSGQLEPPSPKDFPNFGSNIIRLQPPQVSMLPFVMLPRPLQESNVVGKAGTAGFLGRAYDPYYLYPPGDDMDMNKMDKISVDDLKLRPDVYTSRLQRRASLRESINKGMPQLNKAVEDYKLDKYYSRALDLVISGRARDAFALDQEPDAVRDKYGRNTFGQSLLLARRLAEAGTRVVEVVWPKVANSNNHSWDVHTGLSKRLKDQSAPMFDQGLASLISDLYDRGTLDETLVVAVGEFGRSPQRGVSTSGNSNSDDGRDHWPYCYTSVMAGAGLKRGYVHGESDKTGSSPRKDPVHPRELLATIYHSFGINPETIVYNHLNQPRELVKAQAVTKLMG comes from the coding sequence ATGCTAATCATTCCAGGTCAACCCGGCAAGGAAGCATGTGAATCCAGAAACCAGATATCCCGACGTGACTTATTGAGGGTTGGTGGTTCCGGCATGATGGGTATGGGACTCGGTTCCATGTTACAACTTCAGGAAGCAGCTGCCAACAATAATGAAGGTGGTGGTCCTGGTTGGGCAAAAGCGAAAAGCGTTATCTTAATCTTTCTGCAAGGTGGGCCAAGCCATCTCGATCTATGGGATCCAAAAGAAAATGTTCCTGATAACGTGCGAAGTGTATTCAAGCCAATTCCGACGAAAATTCCAGGAGTGCAATTTACTGAATTGCTTCCGAATCTCGCGCAGCAAAACGACAAGTTCACCATGATTCGCTCAATGAGCTATACACCGAAAGGGCTCTTCAATCATACTGCTGCCATTTATCAAATGTTAACCGGTTACACGACAGATAAGGTCAGCCCTTCAGGGCAATTAGAACCTCCGAGTCCCAAAGATTTTCCAAACTTCGGTTCAAACATCATTCGCTTGCAGCCTCCACAAGTTTCTATGTTGCCGTTTGTAATGCTACCCCGCCCTTTACAGGAAAGTAATGTAGTCGGTAAAGCAGGCACCGCTGGATTCTTGGGACGTGCGTATGATCCCTATTATTTGTATCCACCGGGAGATGATATGGATATGAATAAAATGGATAAAATCAGTGTAGATGACTTAAAACTACGTCCGGATGTTTATACTTCCCGCCTGCAACGGCGTGCCAGTTTACGAGAATCGATCAACAAAGGAATGCCACAGCTCAATAAAGCTGTCGAAGACTATAAGTTGGATAAATATTATTCTCGAGCACTTGATCTGGTAATATCCGGGCGTGCCCGGGATGCATTTGCTCTCGACCAGGAGCCAGACGCGGTCCGAGATAAGTACGGGCGGAACACTTTTGGACAAAGTCTCCTATTGGCGCGCCGTCTTGCTGAAGCAGGTACGCGTGTTGTTGAAGTCGTATGGCCGAAAGTTGCTAACTCTAACAATCATTCCTGGGATGTGCATACTGGGTTATCCAAGCGCTTGAAAGATCAGTCTGCCCCCATGTTTGACCAGGGGCTCGCCAGTTTAATTTCAGATTTATATGATCGAGGTACTCTCGATGAAACTCTGGTGGTCGCCGTTGGTGAGTTTGGAAGAAGCCCGCAACGTGGTGTGAGTACGTCAGGTAACTCAAATAGTGACGATGGAAGAGATCACTGGCCTTATTGTTACACCTCTGTTATGGCTGGTGCTGGTTTGAAACGAGGTTATGTGCATGGGGAATCAGATAAAACAGGCTCCAGTCCTCGGAAAGATCCGGTCCACCCACGCGAACTGTTGGCTACGATCTACCACTCGTTTGGCATCAATCCTGAAACAATTGTGTATAATCACCTGAATCAGCCTCGCGAATTAGTAAAAGCTCAAGCTGTTACCAAATTGATGGGATGA